From Coffea arabica cultivar ET-39 chromosome 9c, Coffea Arabica ET-39 HiFi, whole genome shotgun sequence, one genomic window encodes:
- the LOC113707930 gene encoding protein kinase PINOID codes for MLELYRSSDDQLIISEEGSGSNTYYTSSKSSMSSDSHCTSFSRLSFDLPSSSSPEDQQQQQQQQRQISLKPHRSSDSSFQALLRSAAFSRRLSFRDFSLVRQIGSGDISRVYLCRLRGGPERGRLYAMKVVDNEILAMKKKIQRAETERKIMKMLDHPFLPTLYAEFEASHFSCVVMEYCSGGDLHSLRHKQPHKRFSISSSRFYAAEVLVALEYLHMLGIIYRDLKPENVLVRSDGHIMLTDFDLSLCSDAIPAVESPDFISDPSSSPSLDSQPRTPTPFSCISNRLFRSRKIQTLSTNRLFVAEPVSARSCSFVGTHEYVAPEVASGRSHGNAVDWWALGIFIYEMIYGRTPFAGPSNEATLRNIVKKPLAFPTDAPNSLSEYHARNLISGLLNKDPSRRLGSKRGAADVKTHPFFKGLNFALIRSVTPPGVPGMGGKQKTTASRHERKQPAAPFEFF; via the exons ATGCTCGAGCTATATCGTAGCTCAGACGATCAGCTCATAATATCAGAAGAAGGGAGTGGTAGCAATACGTATTATACAAGTAGTAAAAGTTCAATGAGTAGCGATAGCCATTGCACAAGTTTCAGCCGTCTCTCATTCGATCTTCCGTCGAGCAGCTCGCCGGAGgatcagcagcagcagcagcagcagcagcggcAGATATCCCTGAAGCCCCATCGATCATCAGATTCTTCCTTCCAAGCCCTCCTCCGGTCCGCTGCCTTCAGCAGGCGGCTGAGCTTCAGGGACTTCAGCCTCGTCCGCCAGATTGGCAGCGGAGATATCAGCAGAGTCTATCTCTGTCGCCTCAGAGGCGGACCTGAGAGGGGACGGCTATACGCCATGAAAGTCGTGGATAACGAGATTTTGGCCATGAAAAAAAAGATCCAAAGAGCTGAAACCGAAAGAAAGATCATGAAAATGTTGGATCATCCATTTTTACCTACTCTTTATGCTGAATTTGAAGCATCCCATTTTTCTTGTGTAGTTATGGAGTACTGCTCAGGTGGTGATTTGCATTCTCTTAGACACAAACAGCCTCACAAACGCTTCTCAATCAGCTCTTCTAG GTTTTATGCAGCTGAGGTTTTGGTAGCACTAGAATATCTACACATGCTGGGGATCATCTACAGAGACTTGAAGCCGGAAAATGTGTTGGTGAGATCTGACGGTCATATTATGCTGACGGACTTTGATCTGTCACTTTGCTCAGATGCAATCCCGGCCGTTGAATCGCCTGACTTCATATCTGACCCGTCGTCATCACCTTCGCTCGATAGCCAGCCCCGTACACCGACgcccttttcttgcatttccaACCGGCTGTTCCGGTCCAGGAAGATTCAGACCCTTTCGACCAACCGGCTATTCGTGGCTGAGCCGGTCTCCGCCCGGTCCTGCTCTTTTGTTGGAACCCACGAGTACGTGGCACCTGAGGTGGCATCCGGTAGGTCCCACGGGAACGCTGTGGACTGGTGGGCCCTCGGGATTTTTATCTACGAGATGATCTACGGACGCACCCCATTTGCCGGGCCGTCGAACGAAGCTACACTGAGGAACATCGTGAAAAAGCCCTTGGCGTTCCCCACTGACGCGCCGAACAGCTTGAGTGAATACCACGCGCGTAACTTGATTTCCGGTTTGTTGAACAAGGATCCGAGTAGGAGGCTCGGATCCAAACGCGGGGCAGCTGACGTCAAGACCCACCCGTTTTTCAAGGGATTGAACTTCGCTTTAATACGGTCGGTGACGCCACCGGGGGTCCCAGGAATGGGCGGCAAGCAGAAAACGACGGCGTCGCGTCACGAAAGGAAACAACCTGCGGCGCCGTTCGAGTTCTTCTGA